The Triticum dicoccoides isolate Atlit2015 ecotype Zavitan chromosome 6A, WEW_v2.0, whole genome shotgun sequence genome has a window encoding:
- the LOC119318707 gene encoding uncharacterized protein LOC119318707 isoform X4, with amino-acid sequence MAAAGDDAPAGLFSGVWSRLHAAASVWRRRGQAFRDGEGEEEESTVRSRLARRAAAARRVGRKLAFVSFNLEVLVFIYAFWRARRRSLTWRQPIQVLPVLAVPALATLIYAAYVRFTRMLDLKDKRTLERLQEDKPQTECEPRDSVDLKDKETLERLQEDKQRTECEPGEFDRDNQNNVQNCDDVDDASNSLVGTDSAAQTAKLMKHRQSSIKHRDDDGADMAWGHSKDFQSAPSGGLRMRRLSSAKTYMTSSSFIERSVEKTQEMPSVSAHLDQHVHVPISTEDTISYHFDDCRSMHAQPADTPQELSEGDGDKEGFDGLWDIVETRSNSSKENPISPVGSHNNFYDGDDSRSPASSPDDFVAHNSLNDFSPDLSGLVLPASETLKMLHPEGVREEALLDPHKSEVLHMYSLTPKESPTPYAVNDKELPITPDMGTYSELLGEGVEETESSIFHTPEDSTPSFISEEVLLCPPAVSNIEHCLGTPEFSLCGQETEKIEVVGSVSFTNDSPELSFLSSPELVVESAEDAIEKELCELNSKEENTMLISMEEEPLQGPLIVSTGTSEQCLETSDASLCIQDTKAGEVSGIINFVTATPELMYTASPELLAEGDEDLKEDKTSDLHLPEQNGLPLNIEKEPILDSLVADTAEDVERTEVHDVVQEGSFESEDEETFNNPNLVVTSSIDDSKNQNLISDSMLVQFIPNTDINEALEGGWEAVSEPLHQGPRHSEGMFLSPGEINNDEVYSLTPMESPTLYAVNDKELPITPDMESYPEFFGEGIEEIVSSKFHMPEESTTPFNLEEVLPCSLAVSNIENCPGAPEFSVSGEEETDKMEVAGSVSFINVSPELSFLSSPELVVESAEDATEKELCELDTKEDNAILINMEEEALQDPLMVSASTVEQCLETSDVSLRIQDANPKSMYPPSPEVLGEYNEEFKEDQTSDSHILEENGLPFNFEKEPILDSPVADTAEGVEITGVHYVVKEGFSESEGEEAFNYQKLAVTDSEDDSDTQNLIIDSMPVKFIRNSDLNEVLEGGQEAFSQPLCQSTRHSEGMFLSSAEINNDEVYSSNSNSYANVVEDAAPSEGLSKFEDEMSIASLDTPICLDEVKSAAIVDIDIVSPKLSLQPELHDVGVEENEFFKFHVPEEIRTPFNLEEQVLLSPVAVNNTEYCRETQEFSLYNQENEEREVVESVSYIKVSPESSLLSSPEFVGEGGEDAREKEARELNTNEENETLINLEEEPLQAAPVVSTTDQCLETSEFSLSSEVAKTMDVPEIVSFVTVSPELNYSASSELLSEGDGDLHEDETSDLHLKEHKALPFNLEEPFLDPLVVDTAEDALATSELLICSEEVKMTEVHGVVEEVFSESEDEAACDHPNLVLASPDDDSTAQNLTSNSISAQVIPDTSVKEASQAGQEALPEPPHESICHSEGTFLSSGEVNHDKVTVEAPFAGEGGLSMPEDEMALTSLETSILLDEVRTAENLAANSEPSQSIPDTNGFQSLHDQEQAPSETLQDTNFLLEGSHTSSDEGINSEIFSLYSRSSSCVSEINMLESLRSGTSSEPDNDRGLSFDERNRVIFHNMDSTENNTNNPVTDESILETNMIETLNIADETTADSPHEVSSNFVDSFVAPDVINGMTQSDQHLDLSSSSFAPVVDAFETLQSGQFFSEPQLENDVTFEQTQMSPKEADDAENYFTNTIDDPQDSERTSTVALEDEDDLTLHKAYMSPEDISEVKNSLADDYASDLPHMPENHCFSEKVSPESQDPLSSEEILVCPEGLKTENDLDGVKSSLYSTEANLAEPCGIAHEGTQQQDETMLGFEEASSEYHYDNSGSLDIPDVTVAESLQAAERSSSEILYDGMFSFEGTLISLDGDDNAEDFPNNSGSVMHTAQTDTTSLPSLQEGSFKPEDENPVNSISPYEVDTEESSSSNHVLLKDKEPKDSKSEVMKETLEDLDDDHEVSSTPSDAALNLYLLY; translated from the exons ATGGCCGCCGCCGGCGACGACGCGCCCGCGGGGCTCTTCTCCGGCGTCTGGTCCCGCCTCCACGCCGCGGCCTCCGTCTGGCGTCGCCGGGGCCAGGCCTTCCGcgacggagagggggaggaggaggagtccaccgtgcggtcgcgcctggcgaggcgggcggcggcggcgcgccgggTCGGCCGGAAGCTCGCCTTCGTCTCCTTCAACCTCGAG GTGCTGGTGTTCATCTACGCGTTCTGGAGGGCGAGGAGACGGAGTCTGACCTGGCGGCAGCCCATCCAGGTGCTGCCCGTGCTCGCGGTCCCTGCTCTCGCTACGCTCATCTACGCTGCCTACGTCCGCTTCACCAGAATGC TTGACCTAAAGGACAAAAGAACACTTGAAAGACTTCAAGAGGACAAGCCGCAAACTGAGTGTGAACCAAGGGATTCAGTTGACCTCAAGGACAAGGAAACGCTTGAAAGACTTCAAGAGGACAAGCAGCGAACTGAGTGTGAACCAGGGGAGTTTGACCGGGACAACCAAAACAATGTCCAG AACTGTGATGATGTGGACGATGCTAGTAATTCTCTGGTTGGAACTGATTCAGCAGCACAAACTGCTAAGCTTATGAAACATCGCcagtcaagcattaagcatagagatGATGATGGAGCAGATATGGCTTGGGGTCATAGCAAGGATTTCCAATCAGCACCCTCAGGTGGACTAAGGATGAGAAGATTGTCAAGTGCAAAAACATACATGACCAGCAGCAGTTTTATAGAAAGAAGTGTGGAAAAGACACAGGAAATGCCATCTGTCTCTGCACATTTAGATCAGCATGTCCATGTCCCTATTTCCACTGAAGATACTATTTCGTATCATTTTGATGATTGCCGCAGCATGCATGCTCAACCTGCAGATACCCCTCAAGAATTGTCTGAAGGAGATGGTGACAAAGAAGGGTTTGATGGATTATGGGACATTGTGGAAACTCGTTCCAATTCCAGCAAGGAGAATCCCATATCTCCAGTTggttctcataataatttttatgaCGGAGACGATTCACGCTCCCCTGCATCTTCACCAGACGACTTTGTTGCTCATAATAGCTTAAATGACTTCAGCCCTGACCTGTCTGGTCTGGTACTACCTGCATCAGAAACCTTGAAAATGTTGCATCCCGAAGGTGTCAGGGAGGAAGCATTGCTTGATCCACACAAGTCAGAAGTGTTGCATATGTATTCTTTGACTCCAAAGGAGAGCCCTACTCCCTATGCAGTCAATGACAAGGAACTGCCAATCACTCCTGACATGGGGACCTATTCAGAGTTGCTTGGCGAGGGAGTCGAGGAGACAGAATCGTCCATATTCCATACACCAGAGGACAGTACGCCATCCTTCATCTCAGAGGAGGTTTTACTGTGTCCACCTGCAGTCAGTAATATCGAACATTGCTTGGGGACTCCAGAGTTCTCTTTGTGCGGTCAAGAGACTGAAAAAATTGAAGTTGTTGGAAGTGTCAGCTTTACTAATGACAGTCCTGAGTTAAGCTTCTTATCCTCTCCAGAATTAGTTGTGGAGAGTGCTGAGGATGCCATTGAGAAAGAATTATGTGAGTTAAACTCAAAGGAGGAGAATACTATGCTCATCAGTATGGAGGAGGAACCTTTGCAAGGTCCACTTATAGTCAGTACTGGTACTAGTGAACAATGCCTGGAAACTTCAGATGCCTCTTTATGCATTCAAGATACCAAGGCGGGGGAAGTTTCTGGAATTATAAACTTTGTTACAGCCACTCCTGAATTAATGTATACAGCGTCTCCGGAGTTACTTGCAGAAGGTGATGAGGACTTGAAGGAGGATAAAACGTCTGATTTGCATTTACCGGAGCAGAATGGCCTACCTTTAAACATTGAGAAAGAACCTATTCTGGATTCACTTGTAGCTGATACTGCTGAGGATGTCGAGAGAACAGAAGTTCATGATGTTGTCCAGGAAGGTTCTTTTGAATCAGAAGACGAGGAAACATTTAATAATCCAAATCTTGTTGTCACTTCTTCAATTGATGATAGTAAAAATCAAAATTTGATAAGTGACTCAATGCTTGTTCAATTTATTCCAAACACCGACATAAATGAAGCTCTTGAAGGTGGCTGGGAAGCAGTTTCTGAACCGCTACATCAAGGCCCTCGCCATTCTGAAGGAATGTTCTTATCTCCCGGGGAGATCAATAATGACGAAGTCTATTCTTTGACTCCAATGGAGAGCCCTACATTGTATGCAGTCAATGACAAGGAGCTGCCAATCACTCCTGACATGGAGAGCTATCCAGAGTTCTTTGGCGAGGGAATTGAAGAGATAGTATCGTCCAAGTTCCATATGCCAGAGGAGAGTACGACGCCCTTCAATTTGGAGGAGGTTTTACCGTGCTCGCTTGCAGTCAGTAATATAGAAAATTGCCCCGGGGCTCCAGAGTTCTCTGTATCTGGTGAAGAAGAGACTGATAAAATGGAAGTTGCTGGAAGTGTCAGCTTTATCAATGTCAGTCCTGAGTTGAGCTTCTTATCTTCTCCAGAGTTGGTTGTGGAGAGTGCTGAGGATGCCACCGAGAAAGAATTATGTGAATTAGATACAAAGGAGGACAATGCTATACTCATCAACATGGAGGAGGAAGCTTTACAAGATCCGCTTATGGTCAGTGCCAGTACTGTTGAACAATGCTTGGAAACTTCAGATGTCTCTTTACGCATTCAAGATGCCAATCCTAAATCGATGTACCCACCATCTCCAGAGGTACTTGGAGAATATAATGAAGAATTCAAGGAGGATCAAACGTCTGACTCGCACATACTGGAGGAGAATGGCCTACCTTTTAATTTTGAAAAGGAACCTATTCTGGATTCACCTGTAGCTGATACTGCTGAGGGCGTCGAGATAACAGGGGTTCATTATGTTGTCAAGGAAGGTTTTTCTGAGTCAGAAGGCGAGGAAGCATTTAACTATCAAAAGCTTGCTGTCACAGATTCGGAGGATGATAGTGACACTCAAAATTTGATTATTGATTCAATGCCAGTGAAATTCATTCGAAACAGCGACCTAAATGAAGTTCTTGAAGGTGGCCAGGAAGCATTTTCTCAGCCACTATGCCAAAGCACTCGCCATTCTGAAGGAATGTTCTTATCTTCAGCGGAGATCAATAATGATGAAGTCTATTCAAGCAACTCAAATTCATATGCCAATGTGGTGGAAGATGCTGCACCCTCTGAAGGACTTTCTAAGTTTGAAGATGAAATGTCTATTGCTTCTTTAGATACTCCCATCTGCCTGGATGAGGTTAAAAGTGCAGCTATTGTTGACATTGATATAGTCAGTCCTAAACTGAGCCTTCAACCAGAGCTGCATGATGTGGGAGTTGAGGAGAATGAATTTTTCAAGTTCCATGTACCAGAGGAAATCAGAACACCCTTCAATTTGGAGGAGCAAGTTTTGCTATCCCCAGTTGCGGTCAATAATACTGAATACTGCAGGGAGACTCAGGAGTTCTCTTTGTACAATCAAGAGAATGAGGAAAGGGAAGTTGTTGAAAGTGTCAGCTATATTAAGGTCAGTCCTGAGTCGAGCCTCTTATCCTCTCCAGAGTTTGTTGGGGAGGGTGGTGAGGATGCTAGGGAGAAAGAAGCACGCGAATTAAACACAAATGAGGAGAATGAGACACTCatcaatttggaggaggaacctttACAAGCTGCGCCTGTGGTCAGTACTACTGATCAGTGCTTGGAAACATCAGAGTTTTCTTTATCTAGTGAAGTTGCCAAGACAATGGATGTTCCAGAGATTGTTAGCTTTGTTACAGTCAGTCCTGAATTAAACTACTCTGCATCTTCAGAGTTACTATCAGAGGGGGACGGGGACTTACACGAGGATGAAACGTCTGACTTGCACTTAAAGGAGCATAAGGCCCTACCTTTTAATTTGGAGGAGCCTTTTCTGGATCCACTTGTAGTTGATACTGCTGAAGATGCGTTGGCTACATCAGAACTTTTGATATGCAGTGAAGAGGTCAAGATGACCGAAGTTCATGGAGTCGTCGAGGAAGTTTTCTCTGAATCAGAAGACGAGGCAGCATGTGACCATCCAAACCTTGTTCTCGCCTCTCCAGATGATGATAGTACCGCTCAAAATTTGACAAGTAATTCAATATCTGCTCAGGTCATTCCGGACACCAGTGTAAAGGAAGCTTCTCAAGCTGGTCAGGAAGCATTGCCTGAGCCACCACATGAAAGCATTTGCCATTCTGAAGGAACATTCCTATCTTCAGGTGAGGTCAATCATGATAAAGTGACAGTTGAAGCACCATTTGCTGGTGAGGGAGGACTTTCTATGCCTGAAGATGAAATGGCTTTGACTTCTCTAGAGACTTCCATCTTGCTTGATGAGGTTAGAACTGCAGAAAATTTGGCAGCCAACTCTGAACCTTCTCAGTCCATCCCAGACACCAACGGATTTCAATCTCTTCACGACCAGGAACAAGCTCCATCTGAAACACTGCAGGACACTAATTTTCTTCTCGAGGGAAGCCACACATCTTCAGATGAGGGTATAAACTCTGAAATATTTTCGCTGTATTCCAGGTCATCTTCATgtgtttcagagatcaacatgctgGAATCTCTCAGAAGTGGAACATCTTCTGAACCGGACAATGATCGTGGTTTAAGCTTTGATGAGAGGAACCGTGTGATATTTCATAACATGGACAGTACAGAAAATAACACAAACAACCCAGTGACTGATGAATCTATCCTGGAGACCAACATGATTGAAACTCTTAATATTGCTGATGAAACAACTGCTGATTCACCGCACGAAGTTTCTTCAAACTTTGTGGACTCTTTTGTAGCTCCAGATGTAATCAATGGCATGACACAATCAGATCAACACTTGGACTTATCATCCTCTTCATTTGCTCCGGTGGTTGATGCATTTGAAACATTGCAAAGTGGTCAGTTTTTTTCTGAGCCTCAACTCGAAAATGATGTTACGTTTGAGCAGACCCAAATGTCCCCTAAGGAGGCTGATGATGCTGAAAACTATTTCACCAATACAATTGACGATCCTCAAGATAGTGAGAGAACATCAACTGTAGCTTTGGAAGATGAAGATGATTTAACTCTTCATAAGGCTTACATGTCTCCTGAAGATATCAGTGAAGTCAAAAATTCTTTGGCTGATGATTATGCTTCAGATCTTCCTCACATGCCGGAGAACCATTGCTTCAGCGAAAAAGTATCACCTGAATCTCAGGACCCCTTAAGTTCTGAGGAGATTTTGGTTTGTCCAGAGGGTTTGAAAACTGAAAATGATTTAGACGGTGTAAAGTCATCCTTGTATTCTACAGAGGCCAACTTGGCAGAACCTTGTGGCATTGCTCACGAAGGAACTCAGCAACAAGATGAAACCATGTTGGGTTTTGAGGAAGCCAGTTCTGAATATCACTATGACAATTCAGGGTCCCTAGATATTCCAGATGTCACTGTGGCGGAGAGTCTTCAAGCCGCAGAGAGATCATCATCTGAGATACTTTACGATGGCATGTTCAGTTTCGAGGGGACATTAATATCTCTAGATGGCGATGACAATGCTGAGGATTTTCCTAACAATTCAGGTTCTGTTATGCATACTGCACAGACCGACACAACAAGTCTCCCTAGTCTTCAAGAAGGGTCTTTCAAGCCAGAAGATGAAAATCCAGTTAATTCTATCTCCCCATATGAGGTTGATACTGAAGAATCAAGTAGCTCAAATCATG TTCTGCTCAAGGATAAGGAACCAAAAGACAGTAAATCTGAGGTCATGAAAGAGACTCTCGAAGATTTGGATGACGACCATGAGGTGAGTAGCACTCCCTCAGATGCTGCTTTGAACTTGTATCTTCTTTATTGA